The Leguminivora glycinivorella isolate SPB_JAAS2020 chromosome 1, LegGlyc_1.1, whole genome shotgun sequence genome includes a region encoding these proteins:
- the LOC125229407 gene encoding uncharacterized protein LOC125229407 — translation MERRKRSYGSSEHRPDKKLRRRIIYSSSEDEDEIKSFQEPRVDSSSRVATTRDISSPRVRQKTPPANTRGNGASRERLNSTNNVASPPSRSSRPRRRVLSPIVIVRQEPSPTSSIASSPERPAPAQAALAETELKDSEELDEETLQLLGNAPKVDTPLGPAIHKDIASRWQDILSKGLPKDQKDKLLEEYLVPSNCDLLQAPALNPEAKVPLNEVMIRRDVSLMHKQRQIGLALSALATTMEMVVLNETSKTKLLKPLSDACRILCDSHYMETKTRRSLILSSINTDLKETLTEVPRDSNFLFGENVSEKVKTAKNIQRSGEVLKQPRKFSKNNFLAKQNKNRPNFKPVHRKTDNKWNSADGVDSRPARAPPAPRQTYSASRNRSYREYRERDQRDRSPPPRRPYYRR, via the coding sequence ATGGAAAGAAGAAAACGAAGTTATGGATCTTCGGAGCATCGACCAGATAAAAAGCTGAGGCGTCGTATAATTTACTCCTCTTCTGAAGATGAAGACGAAATAAAGTCATTCCAAGAACCACGTGTTGATTCGTCGTCACGTGTTGCGACCACGCGCGACATTTCTTCGCCGCGAGTGCGGCAAAAAACTCCACCAGCCAACACACGTGGCAATGGTGCGTCGCGTGAGCGACTTAATTCAACAAATAATGTTGCGTCACCACCAAGCAGGAGTTCAAGACCTCGCAGAAGAGTCTTATCGCCAATCGTCATCGTACGTCAGGAACCGTCACCAACATCATCGATAGCATCGTCGCCAGAACGTCCAGCTCCGGCGCAAGCAGCGCTTGCTGAAACTGAGCTAAAGGATTCAGAAGAGCTCGATGAAGAAACTCTTCAGCTATTAGGAAATGCTCCTAAGGTAGACACTCCTCTTGGACCAGCGATTCATAAGGACATAGCCAGTCGATGGCAAGACATTCTGAGTAAAGGTCTACCAAAAGACCAAAAAGATAAGCTTTTAGAGGAGTATTTGGTTCCCAGCAACTGCGATCTCCTGCAGGCCCCGGCTCTGAACCCGGAAGCAAAAGTACCTTTAAATGAGGTAATGATACGTCGTGACGTGTCCCTAATGCATAAGCAAAGGCAAATTGGACTGGCATTGTCAGCTTTAGCTACAACGATGGAAATGGTCGTTTTAAACGAAACGTCTAAGACAAAGCTGCTTAAACCTTTAAGTGACGCATGCCGGATTTTGTGTGACAGTCATTACATGGAAACAAAAACACGaagaagtttaatattatcttcGATAAACACCGACCTTAAAGAAACTTTAACGGAGGTTCCACGAGACAGCAATTTTCTATTTGGAGAAAACGTCAGTGAAAAAGTCAAGACTGCAAAGAATATTCAGAGGTCTGGTGAAGTTTTAAAACAGCCTCGGAAATTctccaaaaataattttttggcgaaacaaaataaaaaccgacCAAATTTCAAGCCGGTTCACCGCAAGACGGACAACAAGTGGAACAGCGCAGACGGCGTCGACTCGAGACCAGCACGAGCGCCGCCAGCTCCTCGCCAGACGTACAGCGCGTCGCGGAACCGGAGCTACCGCGAGTATCGCGAGCGCGACCAGCGCGACCGCTCTCCGCCGCCGCGCAGACCTTACTACCGGAGATGA